The following is a genomic window from Neoarius graeffei isolate fNeoGra1 chromosome 16, fNeoGra1.pri, whole genome shotgun sequence.
CCATGTTTCTGTTTTGATTATTCTCGGTTTTGACCTGGCTTGACTTTTGTACATTGACTTCTGATTACCCTTCTCACATTAAAGCCTTGATTTTATTGAAAATCCGTGAGCGTCTGGTTAGTCACAGCTGTGTTACAGTAAGCAGTGATTGTTTCCTCAAAAAAAAAGGGGTGTGTTTTTCAAGATCGCGACTCCCATTTTGGTCAGAAAAGGTATATGTAAATGGCATCATATTGTCCACTCATATATTATATACGGTCCTTGAGATGGACGAATTGTCTGCCTGGATCAGGACAGAAATGTTTCATCACATAAAGGTCAGATATAACTTTGTACTGATTTGCACCAACCCTTCCCTCTAagacagtgattctcaaactgtggtacgcgtaccactagtggtacgcgggctccattctagtggtacgccagagaatcacttaattaaatataaataaaattaaaataaaataaaacgtgaaatactatccataatatccgaatggatgaaaatatcttatcaaccgatgacaagaaaatgaaaggagatacaaattaagttaataattttaaaaagtttgcaagtgcttctgggtagccatacgtagcgtacgtacgcattcccgccggttccgctgacagacggttatccgccattggtagactaggctgtgatgggaaaaggtggaggtggctttgctaattatgacgagtacgacaaaattactgttgtggcttaaatccgcgaatgggagcgtggatcaggagagagggagaactgaagaggacgtgtgtgagccgagcgcagatgctaacgacagtggcaaaaccagccccagaactgctagctaacggcagaaaccagtaaggaggaagtatgatgaaaatacataaaactgggattcatttggagcgggacagaggagctgcccaggctgcagtgtgttgtatgcggggacgttctgagcaatgagtccatgaaaccatcgcatctcaaacggcatcttacaaccaaacacacagcactaaaggacaaaccaatggattttttttttttacgaaaacgtgatgaactgaagcagtccaagtccaccattctgtcctatggtacacccgtagccaaagcacaggaagcttcatatcgtgccagcctcctgatcgccagagccggtaagctgcacacaatcggggaactgctgtgtttaccattagccagaGAGATGAcccgtatcatgtgtggagagaaagctgccagagagttaaacttggtgccgctttcaaatgacaccgtgtcaaggagaataaatgacatggctgacgatgttaaaggaacagtccaccgtacttccataatgaaatatgctcttatctgaattgagacgagctgctccgtacctgtccgagctttgcgcgacctcccagtcagtcagacgcagtcagacgcgctgtcactcctgttagcaatgtagctaggctcagtatggccaatggtattttttggggctgtaattagatgcgaccaaactcttccgcatttttcctgtttacataggtttatatgaccagtgatatgaaacaagttcagttacacaaattgaaacatagcgattttctatgctatggaaagtccgcactataatgacaggcgtactaacaccttctgcgcgcttcggcagcacattgatatctgagctccgtatcaatgcgctgccgaagcacgcagaaggtgttagtacgcctgtcattatagtgcggactttccatagcatagaaaattgctacgtttcaatttgtgtaactgaacttgtttcatatcactggtcatataaacctatgtaaacaggaaaaacgcggaagagtttggtcgcatctaactacagccccaaaaaataccattggccatactgagcctagctacattgctaacaggagtgacagcgcgtctgactgcgtctgactgactgggaggtcgcgcaaagctcggacaggtacagagcagctcgtctcaattcagataagagcatatttcattatggaagtacggtggactgttcctttaaaaagacactgattgagcacattaagaacagtagatattttaccatacagcttgatgagactacagatgttgcagatttggccaatttatttgattcattatttaagtacagtgttttattttcctatatttaaacacagtgttactgttcaaagtactgtgtgtaatgttacagtggccaacaatattaaatatacttgttaaataaaacctctgccttgtttttaatgaatacttaggcctactatgctactgtattttaatgttggtcattatggtggtacttggagagccaagtattttctgaggtggtacttggtgaaaaaagtttgagaaccactgctctaagAGGACAAGTGAACCTAAACTATTCCAGCAAAATGTATAACACGCAATATCACAGAGCCAccatttttcctttaatttgccaCTCATCTGCACATTAACAATTGATCTTCAAAGTAATAAACCATCAAAAGATAAAGACAACTCTGACTATGTGAATgtgaaaataatgaaaaaccaagaTGCAGTAAAGCATGTTTACTTAAagatgctgactgcaaagttgaattctgggcaaaatgttccatttctattactgttggagtttcgagatgtttcactgctgcacacatcgTGTATCCTatctgtaaatgttttgctgagataaaaagcaTGCCACATTTTACAATTCCGAAgactgccgaagcaagtgagcaacaatatcacgtgaccaccgtggggcgtattTGACTTATTTTTAACCAAAACAcgtcagcatgggcaaacatggcagactccacTCTCCTGCCACCTAAAACCCAGTGGAAAAGAAGaggaaaatatgaaagtgaatAAGCTAGAAAGTGCACCAGAAAAGCaatggaaaccaaaaggttgtcatGAAGGGGCAGATCGACTACTGGAATCAACTGAAGGATGAAACAGGCAGGAAATCTGATGAAGAATTTGCAGCACTTGTCTTGGATTGGTGAGTCTGAGTAtatagttatacacctaatgttttgatcttacaaagaaagaaataataacacaaaagcagtaacagaaaatatatattcgtcttttgtttcatggatctattcattaatgtcaaccacaaattacatacctccgactcaaaactctccgaggatgATGCAGAGTCACAATTTTTTCTgcacgtcgccatcttggtgtgacgcagttccataattatgctaattagttaaaggaaaaggcaacttttgtacaaaaccaggtgtgtaataggagaaaaacatatacgtaatcaattccgttaattatttccattatatatcgaacatgaaaaaatatttttaactttgaaatcatgaattgacacagaggagtcgaagttggaggagtcagccattttgagattgtgggcaactataaaccaatcagaatctttcgttaatgcgcctccctctgatctgtgatgtcactgggcccatgaaaacagtgtttacaagcagatcactgtgattaggagtcccggcgggtggcttgtattcgattcgtttatatcctgaccttgtcagctgtcagatttatgttcatggacccggtaagctggtaaataatatttatttatttttttctttaccaaattctaacagaaaacgagagcgcccgaaagggaaaaccgagccgagccacttcacgcatgcgcagtaggcttggtaggacaaatccaaataggagtcattcaggattcagccatgtttttgctccgtgtttttactcgaccaaagttatacagtattatgagctttaagttgcataaataaaaccatttggtgaaactttgaagaagcgattgtactggttttttaccttattaccatgaagcactgaagagttcttttcagtggtgggccgcatgacgtcacgcagtagatcaatatggcggaacgcatcttcgctgagctcagcacaagcccatattattaaaagttaaaagatactgttatgcggtctgttctttctctataaattccatgatcgattactttatatatttatctatctatttgtggtgattttgtacaaaagttgccttttcctttaaagctCTTCACATTTGGCTGTTtctgtagggccatactgtttacctcaagagggaggaaaacagtcccaaaatggaagaaagcaaccctcagcacatcaaaatgattacatctcgtctgcatgatattgttcttgcaagacataggaaaataccatgcacaataaaaaaatttgaaaatttcagatgactttgcagtcagcaccttcaaCAGCTAACAGAACGGTAGAAGAAAATACATAAAGTCAGTATATATTGCAGGTAGGATGAACATGGCCACACAGAAAGTCTGGCCAAAAGGCATATTTCTTGTTGTAAGGGGCCTTTCTTAGGCACCTGCCTATGTCTCTGTCACACTGGCAGAGGATTTTCTCACATCTGTCTGTAAGGCAATCTGGAGAGaagccacatgaaaacacatcagtaattatttctttaaaaattgtAGGATGAGACCTACAGTATATATTGTATACTGGTGATACTTAAgtcattccatgaaattgagctgtatatgagctgatagccaacaaggcacatagccccgagttggctataagccatgtacaatgagattgagtggaataactgttttattctatccacattcactggattttgagaaatggagcatttttactttttgcaaatttgataaataaaaactttatacagcggcacggtggtgtagtggttagcgctgtcgcctcacagcaagaaggtccgggttcgagccccgtggccggcgagggcctttctgtgtggagtttgcatgttctccccgtgtccgcgtgggtttcctccgggtgctccggtttcccccacagtccaaagacatgcaggttaggttaactggtgactctaaattgaccgtaggtgtgaatgtgagtgtgaatggttgtctgtgtctatgtgtcagccctgtgatgacctggcgacttgtccagggtgtaccccgcctttcgcccgtagtcagctgggataggctccagcttgcctgcgaccctgtagaaggatgaagcggctagagataatgagatgagatgagatgagatgttcttaccatcaaatacttttattccatattttgttgcttttttaaaatttttggggggttttgttttcgagtagaatttttatttcatcctcagttggttcagcaacacgctctgccattttgtttttctctactcgcagtatatgagctgatatcctagtagtagagtagccaatcagagcatgcgattgctcatatccagtaaatgtggatataataataacTATTATATCATATAAAGAGTTAGCTAAAGTCTAAGTTGAATTACTAGCTGCTGAAGCATTACAATTACTTGCCTTATGTCACTTAGGAGATTGAGTGTACAAGAAATGAAGGAAACATTTTCAGCATTGATAAACATACTGCTTATTAAAATGCCTCTATGTGAATGCTTTCTAAGGAATCAACTATAAACATCCTCCACTACTTTCACCGTgtatttaggtttttgttgtgtgtTTATGCTTGCAATTACTGTGGTTTGTACAGgcttaaaatatcatgaaattagaAAACAAAATGACTCAGACCTACATTTACTGCCCTTCTCTTATAAAGGATCTACTGTATTCCTCAAAACCACTGGGAATTACTCATGAGCAGATTCAGGGCTGTTCCACATTTTTCCCTCCTGCACTTTAAATCAGCAGATTCTCTTTAATTTGGCCAGCTATTCTCAGCTTTTATGGATGATACAATACAACTTTGATTTCTCTACTGTAACACATACCACAGTTAGCCTCTTTGTCCTCACAAGTCCATTGATACTTGTCAGTTGTTGTCTGACAGCCTGCTGCTTCCGCATCACCATAACAGCAGTCGTGCTTGTGGCAACACCTACAAGCACATTTATAGAGCATAAGCAAGTTTCCGTAATAATTGAAGATTGAAAAATTACATGAGACTTGCACGAAGGACACAAAAACTAAACACAAGAGTGCTACAAATAGTGAAGAGTAACCAAACAGTCAGTTAAACTATGAATGATACAGTTTTACAAGTTGAAGAAGGAATATAACACATAACCATCAGcaattgcgagttctacttgtagtcgggtcataccaaagaccatcataaaaatggtacctactaccgtctgggcaaggcacgctgcaatacagatgtgagtggggaagtcaaactctcgtggttaccagagaactagccctccccccccccccccccaactgtaaccctagctgtatagacgagaggccgagggctattgaaacggagatcggcgccgcacccatacaccttaaagaattggttagtactgggacaggagactgcctgggaagaccagattctggcgtgagagggactttgacttgacatcAGTAATCCTGATCAATAATCACAACCTTGGGTAACAATGCAGCAAAAGAGAACACATTTACCCAAGAAACAAGGTCTGTATAAAGACACTGCACAAACATTTCCCTACTCTGAAATGATTCATCTTAGTGTTTACAAGACCGTTTAATTAGCCAAAAGCCAATTGTGACCATGTTCTCCAAATCATCCCTTGTACCTGACttaagtacaggtagtcgtcgacttacaaatgcgtttggttatgactgaccagtcgtaaaccaatctggtcgtaagtcggcctatgttaaatgaacgtaagtatattgtgatgtgtaattatattgtaatcatcttaaagtcttattttatcaacattttcttatttcattaccttggctcatgatttggtttaagtcaaacactgcatactacactgcgtacagtacaattcgtttaatatgtgcaaaacaaaaaatacgaaatacaggtgtgaaatagaaaacattttagtttgaaacataccaaaatacaaatgtaaaacatagcaaaatacaaaacttagtgaccgctggcatcactggtgcttggctgtgggtcgtctacgtcatcatcagctgttgcggcgctcgggctggtgggagcatttgctcgtttcataaaccaggagctggggcggaaactgtatgacggagtgcgtgagggagcacgagagagactgcgcatgtgcctggagctggggcggaaactgttgtatgcggcgagaggcgctgccgggagttggggcggaaactgtcgtacgctgagctagctcagctgggaaacacttgccagtcataaccagacggtcgtaaagtcgatcggtcataagtcgcataggtcgtaagtcgacgactacctgtacacgGTTTATCTTTTAGCTTGACCGCATACTACATTTACAGAACAATAATAATCTTATTGTGCAGACCACAGAACAAGCTTATTATGCTTTAACTTTGATTCTGAACTCTTGTATTTCTCTGAGAAGAAGTAAAAGGGATCTGTTTTTCCTAAAAGCTGAGACTAAAATATAATGTTTAGGTTTATGTGGGTTTCGCATGTGGTGAGCGTAGGGTGGACCTGTTTTTTAGATGCCCACCACACAGCCAAGGAATTTATTCAACTATATATTACATCTTTGCCAAACAGAGCCAGTTTAGGAAGTGTCTGCATCCATTTAACAATGCTTTTAAAAACACTAGTGGCACTATAACATCAGTGTGATTTGGATATTTGTATCTTATAATGTCTTACCAGTCTGCCCTGTCTCTGGGCCAGCCTTTCCCTCCAAGCCCACAATAACAACCATACATCACATACAATAACGCTGGCCTGCTTGTGCTGCACTTAATGATCCCAGCGAGCTCCAGTAGACTTCTCTTACTCCTCACAGACCTCTGGGCCACCAGTGAAGCCATACTGACTGATAAGGAACCAAtgaatattatttattattagctGTCATTGAATGATATCCAGAAACATGGACATTTATACATACATTACAATCTCAAATAGCTGTACAATATATAAGCTACCTTATATTTTGGGTGTTTTTTTCTATTCTTGATGTTTCTTCCATAACTATTTGTGGTGCATATATTTATAAAGAAGCACTTAGAGCTCAGTCTATTTGCTTTCTATTTtctatgctaaaaaaaaaaccctgtgtgtTATTTATCCAGGGCGTCATTTAGAGCCACAGGCTATTTTCCTACCATCAACTGCTTCTTAATGTCCGAAGAAAAATAAGTTGATCTATGATTTGGACTTGGCTTTAACAATGACTAACACCACACTATAAACTCTGTACTATAAAAAACTATACTATAAAATATATACTACTATTAAAAAGCAGCAAAAGTAGTGATACTCATTACTGCTCATGAATCACGATTAGTGACCTATGAGAATTTTAGATGTTAAATATGGAAGTGTGAAAGTGACAAACAGTGTGAAACATAGACAACTATGGAAACCATTAAAAGTGGTCTGTTAAGTTTTTCCATagctgtgcgcatgcgcacatgcataatatatgtatgtgttttatatatatatatatatatatatatatatatatatatatatatatatatatatggtttaaAGATAACTACAGTCTCCAATCATGTACCATCTATGCAATCTTTATTAcagattttaaatcacacttcagTACTTAAATATAAATTTGCACATCATACTCTCATAAATAATGGATATTTCAGTAGTATGTACATTTTATTATATATTAGATCCATAACACAGGTACAAAACAAGTCCCCTTGATGAAACCATCCCATTGCCCAGGAGTCTGGTGCCTTTATTTATTAGAGTGTTTATTCaacactgggatttttgctcgtACAACTATGATTTAAAGATAGTGACTACACTTAAAACACTTAAAACTCAGAACTTTAACTAAATACCTAGTGGAAGAAAACTTCAGACTGACCTGAGAGGACCAGGAATATCCGATACAGAGCTGTCATTGTGTGAACTGAActgagtctcaaatgagcagtgcAACTGGAGTCTATGTACTGTATTTCCACAGGAGCAGGAACACAAACACTGAAACCTTCCTTTGTTACCTCACCcaagacagagtccaccagggggcgaggtattgttttcagtggggtttctttgtttctttgtttttttgttagcaacattacgggaaaacggctggaccaatctttatgaaactttcaggatagatgggcattggtctcaaatagaacctccaacattctgAGTTTCATCtgttcaaggtcaaggtcaccaaaaaggtcaaaatatttttttttattttcgcgACATCTTCCTTTTTATTCATCATATTTATTTCAAACCaactccaaaatgttcatctttcaattctgcttccattgatatgctacatgatggggtatctctcataggtttctttcaaactttcatttgtttgtttgtttgtgtgtgtgtctgtctgttaacaatctagtgtctagacggttgcaccgattgacttcaaattttcagggcagATGGGCAATgggccgtagattacctgattacattttggggtaatcaggtcaagatgaaggtcaaggtcactggaaaggtcaaccttttggtcaaaataacatattttccattataactcaaaaacggctgccgatagacagatgtttattattatgagcgtataggaactcccatatggcctttcatttggcaccatgagctttgaccttgagtgaccatgaaaggccaaactcaaggtcatggattttcagaggactgtaacttgaaaacggttgatggtagacagatatttaccattatcaatttataggaagtgccatatgggctttcaaatGACTTtggaatgtcaaactcaaggtcatggatttttataggactataacctgacagctgatggttGAGGAAATATTAGCATTATCaatatataggtataaaataagggctgccgggtgaggtttgttttgcctggcaacacttgtttaaccTTTATTTAGCTGCTGCCTCAAATAATTTTCTGCTTCCACAAGGTTTGGGTAATCCGTGTGATTTCCCTCTTACACTGGAATaactttgtttattattattattattattattattattattattattactattattattattattataaacaatAGATTTGAGAATAAATGGGAAGTAAATTTGATCTTaagtttctttaaataaaatgtaatttattaTAAAACTATTTGCTTTGCAAATAATCTATATTTATGTGGTAATAAAATTAAACTCGCACGTTGATGACATTCTCCATCTTGTGCACTCTGTTTACCTGTTTGGACAGATCTCTTAGGGGTGGGACTAACACTGGACAATGAAAGAGGTGTTTTTATTGGTCAATCTCAAGCAGAACAATGCACTGGCCACGCCCACTGCAAGCACAACATTACATGCATtgaagaacaatactgaagacattaaaactatgaaataacaaatggaacatatatggaattatgtggtaaacaaaaaagagtgttaaaaaacaaaaacaaaatatgtttgatattttaaattcttcaaaatagccactgcttatcttgatgatgctttgcacatgattggcattatcttacccaacttcatgaggtcgtcacctggaacgcttttcaattaacaggtgtgtctcatcaaaagttaattaatggaTGAGTTTCTttgcttcttaatgcatttgaaatcaaacagtaaatagtaagtaataaacatacagtaaatagccctgttctacaactgtagtaatccatattatgtcaagaaccactcaactaagtaaagagaaacaacatccatcattactttaagacatgaagagtcttttaattaataaaattaccTAATTACATAAAATTAACCAGTGCTTCCCAGTAGCATTGTGCATGTTTGTATTTTCCCCCATACAAGTTTACTTTCACTTTTAATGACATGTGAAACAGCTTCATTGGATGGCCAGAATTTCATCAAGGATTGAAAGGTAAATTTAAATTCTAATAAAATTCAGAACTTAAAGGGAATATTCTATGAGACTGatcattttatgagactgattaattATATTTATGTTGAACCACCTAGTTTGTAGTATGCTAGTATGTACCGTGCATTACCAGTGTTTCCTGTATAAACAGTACTATTTGCAACTCTACGTATTGTGGTGACCCCTACCACTCAGGCTCAGACACAGACTTGGGAGACAAAAGTGCAGTGGAAAAAACAAGTGCTCTTTTATATACACAAGTGGTAGGAAGTGGGGATAAGTGAGGGTGTGAGGCATTGGTGATGTGTCCTCCTGTGGTGTGATAATGTCCCTTTAAGGTTGTGTAGGCTCCATGGCTCAGGGGAGGCATCAGGGAGGAGAGCTGTTTTGGCCTGAAGATGGGTAAGCATTGTTGGAACTGGAATCTGTTGGAAGACTCATTATTTCCTCTCATCCTCCTACTTGCTCAACTGATTAAGCAGCATCATTTTATATCCTCC
Proteins encoded in this region:
- the pla2g10 gene encoding group 10 secretory phospholipase A2 → MTALYRIFLVLSVSMASLVAQRSVRSKRSLLELAGIIKCSTSRPALLYVMYGCYCGLGGKGWPRDRADWCCHKHDCCYGDAEAAGCQTTTDKYQWTCEDKEANCDCLTDRCEKILCQCDRDIGRCLRKAPYNKKYAFWPDFLCGHVHPTCNIY